A DNA window from Engraulis encrasicolus isolate BLACKSEA-1 chromosome 3, IST_EnEncr_1.0, whole genome shotgun sequence contains the following coding sequences:
- the LOC134444263 gene encoding uncharacterized protein LOC134444263, translating to MRSTYIEEYSRVAPREEETLMLLEVESSSTLKVSFSTSVVHLTSVLQVHTEQEEDPMSSVDLLRNANPAGREEIHPFVASSSHDNNLSPLPADDLRTPAPQRLYPQLELDELLSPDNRPRLPELRLSSSHLQPEPLPPVHSHYLLSASEREEMERGVWTAEKHHNSRASFLLAEPPSRKPFVLKRLLEKAFEVLAIPTSPQEIGLDGRPQIPFKGHLNFVEKGTPHPLSIMRSDLLDDFTVLSGAEIDDVLRGNCEDVDKPKTPLETSAKSSPHQQRWSQSQRPTIPMQQGAVQQVAVSSQQEEGGRAVKKLIMERMGGGERPSDVIVSPSQEDRPQAVPLRPLQGSHGTMGKEMVDNTSTGRKPHSSNEFPRSRATASKPRSHFDLLDSFILLRQQQGMLGTSEKATELQSKMLAKQQQQSTDPRLGERGGQQKGVVAAPAPGAMSGPGERSRTCSTTQGTPSSMSGLGASTANTPAGQTGLANTSVCQTSGLSTVTGQAGALSAAGTCI from the exons ATGAGGTCCACTTACATAGAGGAGTACAGCAGAGTGGCGCCTCGAGAGGAGgag ACTTTAATGTTACTAGAAGTGGAATCCTCTAGCACTCTCAAAGTCTCCTTCAGCACGTCGGTGGTACACCTCACTAGTGTTCTCCAAGTGCACACTGAGCAAGAAGAAGACCCCATGTCGTCTGTGGACCTGTTGAGAAATG CAAACCCGGCTGGTCGGGAAGAAATACATCCTTTTGTAGCATCCAGCTCTCATGACAACAATTTGAGCCCTCTCCCGGCTGACGATTTAAGGACCCCAG CACCCCAACGGCTGTACCCACAGCTGGAGCTGGATGAGCTCCTCTCGCCAGATAACCGCCCTCGACTGCCTGAGCTGCGTTTGTCCTCCAGTCATCTTCAGCCGGAGCCTTTGCCTCCTGTCCACAGTCA ttATCTATTATCAGCCAGTGAACGAGAGGAGATGGAGCGAGGCGTTTGGACGGCAGAGAAGCACCATAACTCTAGAGCTAGCTTTCTTCTGGCTG AGCCTCCCAGCCGCAAACCTTTTGTGCTGAAGCGACTGCTCGAAAAAGCCTTTGAGGTCCTAGCCATCCCGACATCCCCACAAGAGATTGGACTTGATGGGCGGCCTCAGATCCCGTTTAAAGGCCACCTCAATTTTGTGGAGAAAGGGACACCCCATCCACTCAGTATTATGAGATCGGATCTCCTGGATGACTTCACAGTGCTGTCAGGCGCTGAGATTGATG ATGTTCTACGAGGAAATTGTGAAGATGTGG ATAAACCCAAGACCCCTCTTGAGACTTCAGCTAAGTCCTCTCCACATCAGCAGCGCTGGAGTCAGAGTCAGCGCCCTACCATCCCTATGCAGCAGGGGGCGGTGCAACAGGTGGCTGTGTCTTCGCAGCAGGAGGAGGGCGGCAGAGCTGTGAAGAAGCTGATCATGGAGAggatgggtggaggagagaggcccTCTGATGTCATTGTTAGCCCCAGCCAGGAGGACAGACCTCAGG CCGTACCCCTGAGACCGCTGCAAGGCAGCCATGGGACCATGGGCAAAGAAATGGTGGACAACACTTCAACTGGCAGGAAGCCTCACTCCTCAAATGAGTTTCCCCGCAGCAGGGCCACAGCCTCAAAGCCGCGCTCACACTTTGACCTGCTGGACTCCTTCATCCTGCTCAGACAGCAGCAAGGCATGCTGGGAACCTCAGAAAAAGCCACAG AACTCCAGTCAAAGATGTtggccaagcagcagcagcagtccacaGACCCAAGgctaggggagagagggggacagcaGAAGGGTGTGgtggctgctcctgctcctggagCCATGTCAGGTCCTGGAGAGAGATCCAGAACCTGCTCAACGACTCAGGGGACACCAAGCAGCATGAGTGGACTAGGGGCCAGCACAGCCAACACCCCCGCTGGGCAGACTGGCCTAGCTAACACATCTGTCTGTCAGACAAGTGGACTAAGCACTGTGACTGGTCAGGCTGGGGCTCTTAGCGCTGCAGGTACGTGTATTTGA